The Phocoena sinus isolate mPhoSin1 chromosome 12, mPhoSin1.pri, whole genome shotgun sequence genome includes a window with the following:
- the NUP43 gene encoding nucleoporin Nup43: MEEIYAKFVSQKISKTRWRPVPPGSLQTVETFATGSWDNEENYVSLWSIGDFGNLDSDGGFEGDHQLLCDIRHHGDVMDLQFFDQERIVAASSTGCVTVFLHHPNNQTLSVSQQWTTAHYHTGPGSPSCSSAPCTGVVCSNPEIVTVGEDGRINLFRADHKEAIRTIDNADSSTLHAVTFLRTPEILTVNSIGQLKIWDFRQQGNEPSQILSLTGDRVPLHCVDRHPNQQHVVATGGQDGMLSIWDVRQGTMPVSLLKAHEAEMWEVHFHPSNPDHLFTCSEDGSLWHWDASTDVPEKSSLFHQGGRNSTFLSHSISNQANVHQSLISSWLITDPAKDRIEITSLLPNRTLSVNSLDVLGPCLVCGTDAEAIYVTRQLFS; this comes from the exons ATGGAGGAAATTTATGCTAAGTTTGTGtcacagaaaatcagcaagaccCGCTGGCGACCGGTACCTCCGGGGAGCCTGCAGACCGTGGAGACTTTCGCCACGGGCTCTTGGGACAATGAG GAAAATTATGTTTCACTGTGGTCTATTGGAGATTTTGGGAACTTGGACTCTGATGGAGGATTTGAAGGAGACCATCAGTTATTGTGTGATATCAGACACCATGGTGATGTAATGGATTTACAA ttttttgacCAGGAAAGAATTGTAGCTGCTTCATCAACAGGATGTGTAACAGTTTTCCTTCACCATCCAAATAACCAG ACTCTGTCAGTCAGCCAGCAGTGGACAACAGCTCATTACCACACGGGTCCAGGCAGTCCTTCCTGTAGCAGTGCGCCATGCACAGGTGTTGTGTGCAGCAACCCAGAAATTGTCACAGTTGGAGAAGATGGTCGAATAAATCTCTTCAGAGCTGATCACAAGGAAGCTATAAGAACTATAG aCAATGCAGATAGCAGTACACTCCATGCTGTAACCTTCCTTCGAACTCCTGAGATTCTTACAGTAAATTCAATTGGACAGTTAAAAATATGGGATTTTAGACAACAAGGAAATGAGCCCTCTCAGATATTATCACT GACTGGTGACCGAGTGCCACTCCACTGTGTTGATAGACATCCCAACCAGCAGCATGTTGTAGCTACCGGTGGTCAGGATGGAATGTTAAGTATTTGGGATGTTAGACAAGGTACAATGCCCGTGTCTCTACTGAAGGCTCATGAAGCTGAAA TGTGGGAAGTTCACTTTCACCCATCCAACCCAGATCATCTATTTACTTGTTCTGAAGATGGATCTCTCTGGCATTGGGATGCCTCCACAGATGTACCTGAGAAATCATCACTCTTTCACCaag gaGGAAGAAATAGTACTTTTTTGTCTCATAGCATTAGTAACCAAGCTAATGTTCATCAATCTCTTATAAGCTCCTGGCTTATCACTGACCCTGCCAAAGACCGTATTGAAATCACAAGCTTGCTTCCCAACAGGACTTTGTCTGTGAACAGTTTGGATGTTTTAGGTCCTTGTCTTGTTTGTGGAACCGATGCAGAAGCAATTTATGTTACTAGACAACTTTTTTCATGA
- the LOC116763269 gene encoding LOW QUALITY PROTEIN: translation initiation factor IF-2-like (The sequence of the model RefSeq protein was modified relative to this genomic sequence to represent the inferred CDS: deleted 1 base in 1 codon): protein MAVQPNLNLQGRKARGSSSSPGRGQPSLPQGRAPLRSVQPAKSGPHRAGPARQSVQPLDPRQRGWAWAPAATAPPTPAREKRVRPTRYASLGPTCRGERGSWTAATGPRAGAEAAGGRPGDSKYTRWGRAGRDAGGLPRASAARRGGRGDLALPLAPGCRRRRRHFAFHSVSPPPHSAAGFPDVGISRRRLRGGRGLGASARPATGSEHAACGLPLSVVARFSVCLRASPLPCAAQVTRPGWWRQVPSSLSPLIYFIVYLFSVELFLWTNIG, encoded by the exons CCCAACCTGAACCTCCAAGGCCGCAAAGCCCGGGGCTCTTCCTCCAGCCCCGGACGCGGCCAACCCTCGCTTCCCCAGGGCAGGGCTCCGCTCAGGTCCGTGCAACCAGCCAAGTCGGGCCCGCACCGGGCCGGCCCGGCCCGCCAGTCCGTA CAGCCCCTGGACCCCCGCCAGCGGGGATGGGCGTGGGCCCCGGCGGCCACCGCCCCGCCAACTCCGGCTCGGGAGAAGAGAGTGCGCCCCACCCGCTACGCCAGCCTCGGACCTACCTGCCGGGGAGAGAGGGGCTCCTGGACAGCGGCCACGGGCCCGAGGGCGGGCGCCGAGGCGGCCGGAGGCCGTCCCGGGGACTCCAAGTATACCCGGTGGGGCAGGGCGGGCAGAGACGCCGGGGGACTGCCGCGGGCCAGCGCGGCCCGTCGCGGGGGTCGCGGGGACCTGGCTCTCCCCTTAGCACcaggctgccgccgccgccgccgccatttTGCCTTCCACTCGGTGTCGCCGCCGCCGCACTCCGCTGCAGGTTTCCCGGATGTGGGCATTTCCCGGCGTCGCTTGCGCGGGGGCCGAGGACTGGGGGCTTCGGCCCGCCCGGCGACGGGGAGTGAGCACGCCGCCTGCGGCCTCCCGCTTTCCGTAGTCGCCcgtttctctgtgtgtctgcgAGCGTCGCCTCTGCCTTGCGCCGCTCAGGTGACTCGCCCCGGCTGGTGGCGTCAGGTTCCCTCCAGCCTAAGCCCACTCATTTATTTCATTGTCTATCTCTTTTCAGTTGAACTCTTTCTATGGACGAATATAGGATAA